In Armatimonadota bacterium, a genomic segment contains:
- a CDS encoding ATP-binding cassette domain-containing protein — MSSNGIPLPSEPAPGDPCALKCSRLRKEYPGVLALDDVSLQIRAGEIHALVGENGAGKSTLVRIIAGQFAPDSGELMVFGRRVSQFSPRAAREIGVTMVPQHPDLFHSMTALENLFVGDWPRSKIGLLDWREMRRQAQDVLSRLETELDLDVPVESLSVADRQILQIARAMLVDAQVLILDEPTAPLGHDDTERLFGLVRNLNARGATVIYISHRLAEVFELAHRVSVLRDGRLVRTCPIAEVTRDDLIELMVGHSVASDAPQGRKDLTPGASRDGTDADTPYLEACGLTLAGKFEGIHLAVRPGEIVGIAGVAGSGRNELLHTLAGVQKASAGNVTVLGRDACGVGPARMRDLGVALVPADRHHEALVLPMTVRENISLPRLRDFAGRLGLVRRQQEQERIETLARDLRVRSAGLEQPVAQLSGGNQQKVALASRLLGEPRVLLLEEPTQGVDVGARAEIHRLMRALAERGVAIILVSSDLPELLALSTRVLVMHRGRMVGEFPAEGATQQAVLDLALGTAQEGVRHETAPRTPVLQRELGLGVLLVLFLAGVSLAAPSFATRQNFADMLINNAYLLVASVGMTFVILTAGIDISVGAILAVSATVAALSAERGAPVIGVLLAALLSGGVLGAVNGGLVARVRIPPIIATLATLTLFRNTLIHFTGGRWINLPGGFREFGLSEPLGVPVAVWIAAVVVALAAVVARWTAFGRSVYAVGSNPDAAGHQGIAVQAVRGHVYLVMGLLAGLAAFVYLTRLSAVQTNAGGGLEMVVITAVVVGGANIFGGSGTIAGTVIGVLLLGAIAGSLTHLRIDPSWERACQGVLILGAVVVDAVQTARRRR, encoded by the coding sequence ATGTCCTCCAACGGCATTCCCCTCCCGTCTGAGCCCGCGCCCGGCGACCCCTGTGCGCTGAAGTGCTCGCGTCTGCGCAAGGAGTATCCCGGCGTGCTGGCACTGGACGACGTGTCCCTCCAGATCAGAGCGGGGGAGATTCATGCGCTGGTGGGCGAGAACGGCGCCGGCAAGTCCACCTTGGTGCGCATCATCGCGGGGCAGTTCGCGCCCGACTCGGGGGAGCTAATGGTCTTCGGGCGGCGCGTGAGCCAGTTCTCACCCCGCGCCGCTCGTGAGATCGGCGTCACGATGGTGCCCCAACACCCTGATCTGTTCCACTCCATGACCGCCCTGGAGAACCTGTTCGTGGGCGACTGGCCGCGTTCGAAGATCGGGCTCTTGGACTGGCGCGAAATGCGACGGCAGGCGCAAGACGTTCTGTCCCGGCTGGAGACGGAACTCGATTTGGATGTGCCGGTGGAGAGCCTCAGCGTGGCTGACCGGCAAATCCTCCAGATCGCCCGGGCGATGCTGGTGGACGCGCAGGTGCTGATCCTCGACGAGCCTACCGCTCCGCTGGGACATGACGACACCGAGCGGCTGTTTGGTCTCGTGCGCAATCTCAATGCCCGCGGGGCCACGGTCATCTACATCAGCCACCGGCTGGCCGAGGTGTTTGAACTGGCGCATCGTGTGAGCGTCCTTCGGGACGGCCGGCTGGTTCGCACCTGCCCGATCGCAGAGGTGACTCGCGACGACCTCATTGAGCTGATGGTGGGACACTCGGTGGCGTCGGATGCGCCGCAGGGCAGGAAAGACCTCACGCCGGGCGCCTCCCGAGACGGGACGGACGCAGATACTCCTTATCTGGAGGCTTGCGGGCTCACTCTCGCAGGAAAGTTCGAGGGCATCCACCTCGCCGTCCGACCCGGGGAGATCGTGGGCATCGCGGGAGTGGCCGGGTCGGGGCGGAACGAATTGCTGCACACGCTGGCCGGGGTGCAGAAAGCGAGTGCGGGGAATGTGACTGTGCTGGGCCGGGATGCGTGCGGCGTGGGCCCGGCGCGGATGCGAGACCTGGGCGTGGCCCTCGTCCCGGCCGACCGCCACCACGAAGCGCTCGTCTTGCCCATGACGGTGCGGGAGAACATCAGCCTGCCTCGGCTGCGGGACTTTGCCGGCCGGCTGGGACTGGTGCGACGGCAACAGGAGCAGGAGCGGATCGAAACCCTCGCCCGAGACCTGCGAGTGCGGTCGGCAGGGCTGGAGCAACCGGTCGCCCAGCTTTCGGGCGGAAACCAGCAGAAGGTGGCACTGGCCTCGCGGCTTCTGGGGGAGCCGCGTGTGCTGCTGCTCGAGGAGCCCACACAGGGAGTCGATGTGGGTGCGCGGGCCGAGATACACCGGCTCATGCGCGCGCTTGCGGAGCGCGGTGTGGCGATTATCCTGGTGTCGTCTGACCTGCCGGAGCTATTGGCCCTGAGCACGAGGGTTCTGGTAATGCACCGGGGGAGGATGGTGGGTGAGTTCCCGGCCGAAGGGGCCACCCAGCAGGCGGTGCTGGACCTGGCACTGGGCACCGCGCAGGAGGGAGTGCGCCACGAGACGGCACCACGCACACCGGTGCTGCAGCGGGAACTGGGGCTTGGCGTGCTGCTGGTGCTGTTCCTGGCGGGCGTCTCCCTGGCTGCTCCGAGTTTCGCCACAAGGCAGAACTTCGCGGACATGCTCATCAACAACGCCTACCTGCTGGTGGCCTCGGTGGGGATGACTTTCGTGATCCTCACCGCAGGAATTGACATCTCAGTGGGAGCGATTCTTGCCGTGAGCGCCACTGTCGCTGCGCTCTCGGCGGAACGCGGCGCACCAGTGATCGGTGTGCTTCTTGCAGCGCTTCTGTCAGGCGGCGTGCTGGGGGCAGTGAATGGCGGACTGGTGGCCCGGGTGCGAATCCCGCCGATCATTGCCACTCTCGCCACACTCACGCTGTTTCGCAATACCCTGATCCACTTCACGGGCGGACGCTGGATCAATCTGCCCGGCGGGTTTCGCGAGTTCGGTCTGAGCGAACCGCTGGGGGTACCCGTGGCGGTCTGGATCGCCGCGGTGGTGGTTGCGCTGGCGGCTGTGGTTGCGCGGTGGACGGCTTTTGGGCGCAGCGTGTACGCGGTAGGAAGCAACCCCGACGCCGCCGGTCACCAGGGCATCGCAGTGCAGGCGGTGCGAGGGCACGTGTATCTCGTGATGGGCCTGCTGGCGGGGCTTGCGGCCTTCGTGTATCTCACCCGCCTGAGCGCCGTTCAGACGAATGCCGGCGGCGGGCTGGAGATGGTGGTTATTACGGCGGTGGTTGTGGGCGGCGCCAATATCTTTGGTGGATCGGGGACCATTGCCGGGACTGTCATCGGCGTGCTCTTGCTGGGTGCGATTGCAGGGTCGCTCACGCACCTGCGCATCGACCCAAGTTGGGAGCGGGCTTGCCAGGGCGTGCTCATCCTCGGTGCGGTGGTTGTGGACGCCGTGCAGACTGCCCGGAGGCGACGATGA
- a CDS encoding ABC transporter permease — protein MMLWRLRGLLGPEEAAVLALLVVTFCAMGALNPRFFEPNNLLEMSRFFVETGLIALAMAPIIITGGIDLSVGSILGLSVVVMGMGWRHLGLGPGPDIALGLVSGGLAGFINGLFIAKVRIPPLIVTLATMALYRGVALGLGARAPVSDFPPEYYELGQAYYTVFGAVQIPQQLPLLVVLGVFAAIVLHRTVFGRWVYAIGHSERAAWFAGVPVPTVRLVLYTFSGLMSALAGAVFLSRVATAKADAGTLVELDVITVCVLGGVSIYGGRGSILGAVLGLLVVSSLVRGLTLGRVPFEDQKIILGAVLLIAAVAQHFLTQRAARARTPAAKSEPAQ, from the coding sequence ATGATGCTGTGGCGCCTGCGGGGACTGCTTGGGCCGGAGGAAGCGGCGGTGCTCGCGCTGCTGGTGGTCACCTTCTGCGCGATGGGTGCCCTGAACCCGCGCTTCTTCGAGCCCAATAATCTGCTGGAGATGTCCCGCTTCTTCGTGGAAACCGGGCTGATCGCCCTCGCGATGGCACCGATCATCATCACCGGCGGAATCGACCTGTCCGTGGGCTCGATACTGGGCCTGAGCGTGGTGGTGATGGGCATGGGCTGGCGACATCTCGGTCTGGGGCCGGGTCCGGACATCGCGCTGGGACTGGTGTCGGGCGGTCTCGCGGGGTTCATCAACGGCCTGTTCATCGCGAAAGTGCGCATCCCGCCGCTCATCGTGACTCTGGCGACGATGGCGCTGTATCGGGGCGTCGCACTGGGCCTCGGAGCGAGGGCGCCGGTTAGCGACTTCCCGCCGGAGTACTACGAACTGGGGCAGGCCTACTACACGGTGTTTGGAGCAGTGCAGATCCCGCAGCAGTTGCCGTTGCTGGTGGTTCTTGGCGTGTTCGCGGCGATTGTGCTGCACCGGACGGTGTTCGGTCGCTGGGTGTACGCGATCGGCCACAGCGAGCGCGCGGCGTGGTTCGCGGGAGTTCCTGTTCCCACGGTGAGGCTGGTGCTGTACACTTTCAGCGGGCTCATGTCCGCGCTTGCAGGTGCGGTGTTCCTGTCGCGGGTCGCCACTGCAAAGGCGGACGCGGGGACTCTCGTGGAATTGGATGTCATCACCGTTTGCGTGCTGGGCGGGGTGAGTATCTACGGCGGGAGGGGCAGCATCCTGGGCGCGGTGTTGGGGTTGCTGGTGGTGAGCAGCCTGGTCCGGGGGCTGACCCTGGGCCGGGTGCCCTTCGAGGACCAGAAAATCATCCTGGGTGCGGTGTTGCTCATCGCCGCAGTGGCCCAGCATTTCCTAACCCAGCGCGCTGCGAGGGCGAGGACTCCCGCCGCGAAGAGCGAACCCGCTCAGTGA
- a CDS encoding substrate-binding domain-containing protein, giving the protein MSLRLVPYVVAICVTALLTGCTKTSPTDTQATDATQPPAEQLTGGGGTESISVLMVPKIKGTDYFNACERGAKEAADELGGVDLVFDGPTEDKVDAQIQLIEGYIAQDTDVIIVSPNDPDSIAPVLKKARDKGIHVLTFDADASPEKSGREFFINQASEDAVGKALVDEMADQVGDDAPVAIITASLTAANQNAWIREMKAYMAEKYPKMKLVSEPKPSEEDQTLAFRAAQELLKTYPELKGIFALSSVALPGAADAIQQAGASGKVAVVGLATPKPMKQWVESGTVKTVILWNPVDLGYLAIQAAKAISEGKLTADSTTLSAGRLGEVEVRNGQVLLGAPMRFTKENIADFDF; this is encoded by the coding sequence ATGTCCCTGCGTCTCGTCCCCTACGTGGTCGCGATCTGTGTCACTGCGCTCCTCACAGGGTGCACAAAGACATCCCCCACCGACACCCAGGCGACAGATGCCACTCAGCCGCCCGCCGAACAGCTCACCGGCGGCGGGGGCACCGAAAGCATCAGTGTCCTGATGGTGCCGAAAATCAAGGGCACAGATTACTTCAATGCCTGCGAGCGTGGTGCGAAGGAAGCCGCCGACGAGCTGGGCGGCGTGGACCTGGTTTTCGACGGCCCTACAGAGGACAAGGTGGACGCTCAGATCCAGCTCATCGAGGGCTACATCGCCCAGGACACGGATGTCATCATCGTCTCGCCCAATGACCCGGATTCCATCGCGCCGGTGCTGAAAAAGGCGCGAGACAAAGGCATCCATGTTCTGACCTTCGACGCCGACGCGTCACCCGAGAAGTCGGGGCGGGAGTTCTTCATCAACCAGGCTTCCGAGGATGCTGTAGGCAAGGCGCTGGTGGACGAGATGGCGGATCAGGTCGGCGATGACGCGCCCGTGGCGATTATCACGGCGTCCCTCACCGCTGCCAACCAAAACGCGTGGATCCGTGAGATGAAGGCCTACATGGCCGAGAAGTACCCGAAGATGAAGCTGGTCAGCGAGCCGAAGCCCAGCGAGGAAGACCAGACCCTGGCCTTCCGCGCGGCCCAGGAACTGCTGAAAACCTACCCGGAACTCAAGGGGATCTTCGCGCTATCATCGGTGGCGCTACCCGGCGCGGCGGATGCGATCCAGCAGGCAGGAGCATCGGGGAAGGTGGCGGTGGTGGGTCTCGCGACGCCGAAGCCCATGAAGCAATGGGTGGAGAGCGGCACGGTGAAAACGGTGATCCTCTGGAATCCGGTGGATCTGGGTTATCTCGCAATCCAGGCGGCGAAGGCGATCTCTGAGGGGAAGCTGACCGCAGACAGCACGACGCTGTCGGCCGGACGGCTGGGCGAAGTGGAAGTGCGCAACGGCCAGGTGTTGCTCGGGGCGCCCATGCGATTCACAAAGGAGAACATCGCGGACTTCGACTTCTGA
- a CDS encoding zinc ribbon domain-containing protein encodes MSELIEFVSNYSDHSTDQGFQFEFFCNRCGSGYRTPFRASATGTVANVLDTAGSIFGGVLGRAADVSERVRSATWERAHDSAFKQAVEEIRPQFVQCPRCMSWVCRKSCWNNKRGLCKECAPDLGVEMSAAQSSRSVEEIWRHAAMAEEDKKLARENWRETIRASCPKCEHPLEVNARFCPNCGEKLKAVAFCTGCGEKLQPDARFCAGCGKKVEDAE; translated from the coding sequence ATGTCCGAGCTCATTGAATTCGTCAGCAACTATTCTGACCACAGCACGGACCAGGGATTTCAATTCGAATTCTTCTGCAATCGCTGCGGCTCCGGCTATCGCACGCCCTTCCGCGCCAGCGCCACCGGAACCGTCGCCAACGTACTGGATACCGCCGGCAGCATCTTCGGCGGCGTCCTTGGCCGGGCTGCAGACGTGAGCGAACGGGTACGTTCCGCGACCTGGGAGCGCGCCCACGATTCGGCGTTCAAGCAGGCCGTCGAGGAGATCAGGCCCCAGTTCGTGCAGTGCCCGCGATGCATGTCCTGGGTCTGTCGCAAGAGTTGCTGGAATAACAAGCGCGGCCTGTGCAAGGAATGCGCGCCCGACCTGGGTGTGGAGATGTCCGCCGCCCAGTCGAGCCGCTCCGTCGAAGAAATCTGGCGTCACGCGGCAATGGCTGAAGAAGACAAGAAGCTCGCCCGGGAGAACTGGCGCGAGACCATTCGCGCTTCCTGCCCAAAGTGCGAGCACCCGCTGGAAGTCAATGCCCGCTTCTGCCCCAACTGCGGCGAGAAGCTCAAGGCTGTGGCTTTCTGCACCGGTTGCGGCGAGAAGCTGCAGCCGGATGCCCGGTTCTGCGCGGGTTGCGGCAAGAAGGTCGAAGACGCCGAGTAG
- a CDS encoding ChbG/HpnK family deacetylase, producing MKTVLIVLTMTLAVHCTWVCAQDQPGTVNAMLGYPPDARLLIINADDFGMSHNTNLAVFDAFERGVLTSATVMMPTAWVKEVADWVRAHPQANVGIHLTHTSEWRNYKWGPVAGREKVPGLVSPDGYMWPDCEPAWEHATPEEAEIESRAQIELAKKMGIDPTHIDSHMGTMQLNPAFADVYLKLSQEYRLPQRQASAEMYALFGAPDRKKREREAGVLGPDVLIHGVPLPPDPADLAEAYNNILRNLKPGLTEFYLHPAIDGPEMQSISGSHARRHADYEWLINPATRALIDELGIKLISYRDLRDAMRGGQG from the coding sequence ATGAAGACCGTGCTGATTGTCCTGACAATGACCCTCGCTGTTCACTGCACCTGGGTATGCGCCCAGGACCAGCCCGGTACGGTGAACGCCATGCTCGGATACCCGCCGGACGCCCGTCTGCTCATCATCAATGCCGATGATTTTGGCATGAGTCACAACACCAATCTCGCGGTTTTCGACGCTTTCGAACGCGGAGTTCTGACTTCGGCGACCGTGATGATGCCCACCGCATGGGTCAAGGAAGTCGCCGACTGGGTGCGCGCGCACCCGCAGGCCAATGTTGGCATCCACCTGACCCATACCAGCGAGTGGCGCAACTACAAGTGGGGGCCGGTTGCAGGAAGGGAGAAAGTTCCGGGATTGGTCTCGCCCGATGGATACATGTGGCCCGACTGCGAGCCAGCCTGGGAGCATGCGACGCCCGAGGAGGCTGAGATCGAGTCCCGGGCGCAGATTGAGCTGGCCAAGAAAATGGGCATCGATCCCACCCACATTGATTCCCACATGGGCACTATGCAGTTGAACCCGGCATTCGCCGATGTCTACCTGAAGCTCTCTCAGGAGTACAGGCTTCCCCAGCGGCAGGCCTCCGCAGAGATGTACGCGCTCTTTGGCGCCCCCGACCGGAAGAAGCGGGAGCGCGAGGCCGGCGTGCTGGGGCCGGATGTGCTGATCCACGGCGTACCCCTTCCGCCAGACCCGGCCGATCTCGCGGAAGCCTACAATAATATCCTTCGGAACCTGAAGCCCGGGCTGACGGAGTTCTACCTGCACCCGGCCATAGACGGCCCGGAGATGCAATCCATCAGTGGCAGCCATGCCCGGCGGCATGCGGACTATGAGTGGCTGATCAATCCGGCTACCCGGGCGCTCATCGATGAACTCGGCATCAAGCTCATCAGCTACCGCGACTTGCGCGATGCCATGAGAGGCGGGCAAGGCTAA
- a CDS encoding fumarate hydratase: MAPRRKVMEISVEAIAAAVADMSAEANFELPGDVLAALRAARDAETSVVARDVLGQLIENARIAHEQRIALCQDCGIAVVFAELGRDVHLDGDLYQAINRGVREGYRNAYLRKSMVLDPLRRDTNTGDNTPAIVHLKLVEGDRLTLTLAPKGGGSENMSAVWMMVPSEGEDGVVQRIVERIQQAGGKPCPPLVLGVGLGGNLEKAALMAKESLLRPVGQPSPIPEVAALEGRLLEAVNATGIGPMGLGGRTTALAVHVERYPCHIASLPLALNVQCHAARHVSRVL; the protein is encoded by the coding sequence ATGGCTCCGCGCCGAAAGGTCATGGAGATCAGTGTCGAAGCGATTGCCGCAGCGGTGGCGGACATGTCGGCGGAAGCGAACTTCGAGTTGCCAGGGGATGTGCTGGCAGCACTGCGGGCTGCACGAGATGCTGAGACCAGCGTCGTGGCAAGAGACGTGCTCGGTCAGCTCATCGAAAATGCCCGAATCGCCCACGAACAGAGGATAGCGCTCTGTCAGGATTGCGGGATCGCGGTGGTCTTCGCCGAACTGGGCCGGGACGTGCACCTGGACGGAGACCTGTATCAGGCCATCAACCGGGGTGTGCGCGAGGGCTATCGCAATGCGTACCTGCGCAAGTCCATGGTGCTCGATCCTTTGCGCCGGGATACGAATACGGGCGACAACACCCCGGCCATCGTGCATCTCAAGCTGGTGGAGGGTGACCGCCTCACGCTCACCCTCGCCCCCAAAGGCGGCGGGAGCGAGAATATGAGCGCGGTGTGGATGATGGTCCCTTCCGAGGGCGAAGACGGTGTTGTGCAGAGGATTGTCGAGCGCATCCAGCAAGCGGGCGGCAAGCCCTGCCCGCCGCTGGTCCTGGGCGTGGGACTGGGCGGGAACCTGGAGAAAGCAGCACTCATGGCGAAGGAGAGCCTCCTGCGGCCCGTGGGCCAACCGAGCCCGATCCCGGAAGTGGCCGCGCTGGAGGGCCGCCTACTCGAGGCGGTCAATGCTACGGGTATCGGTCCCATGGGGCTGGGGGGGCGCACCACCGCGCTTGCGGTGCACGTGGAACGCTACCCGTGTCACATCGCTAGCCTGCCGCTGGCCCTGAATGTGCAATGTCACGCGGCCCGGCACGTGTCGCGGGTACTGTAG